The Lujinxingia vulgaris genome includes a region encoding these proteins:
- a CDS encoding choice-of-anchor D domain-containing protein has protein sequence MLLWVVLASMALWACGDRDGIGETGAGVIEVAPTQIGFAQVELGDSATEFLTIRNNSDERLQIFELELEPAGGGSAAGLSLGSVPGLPFALEAQEEQVIEVTYSPQAGEAARGRVRILSSDPRYSEEAPLYVDITTLGNSPEILVDPPLVRFARAGTGAFEERQTRLINVGTAPLIIYEAPEYGGGEDFSIALPERSYPLELLPYDSEAIEANPESYELVIDVIYEPTGQGQDTGEISVVTNDVRDPAPGRDDRGLTRIDVRADADAACIEVDSRNRNFGQVPIGSSSRDQVEVTNCGTQVLQIENIVVDQSGNTFELDLGSWDRSGNGAIDDPVSVAPGMSVTFGVRFIPFEEGTERAEVIIVNNDPIQPELVIDVVGRGADGECPIATALGRVRGVSGMGRPSLTAIPLQYVILDGSQSEDPDGQVVDYEWEVLQGPPGTLVQLGPTQDDPLGNDTSRREFRLLTAGTYRIGLNVIDNDGFRSCEGAEVEIRAIPDQDIHIELTWTNPSDPDEGDGEGSDVDLHLTKMGPGNWAEEPYSVYFQFPNRSQESIWSPEDPSLDIDVRDGAGPENITMRNPANCEWYAIGVHYYRQLFGTAYATVRIYIQGQLRYESVLEPLERTGEFWDVARIHWDSGQATIVDVDARYPALPEGQAPEVGNAMVETATELGLCSAQQLY, from the coding sequence ATGCTGCTGTGGGTGGTGTTGGCGTCGATGGCGCTCTGGGCCTGCGGCGATCGCGACGGCATCGGTGAGACCGGCGCCGGCGTGATTGAGGTTGCGCCCACGCAGATCGGTTTTGCGCAGGTGGAGCTGGGAGATTCGGCCACCGAGTTCTTGACCATCCGCAACAACTCCGACGAGCGCCTGCAAATCTTCGAGTTGGAGCTTGAACCCGCTGGCGGGGGAAGCGCGGCTGGCTTGAGCCTGGGCTCGGTGCCGGGGCTTCCTTTTGCGCTGGAGGCCCAGGAGGAGCAGGTCATCGAGGTCACCTACTCGCCGCAGGCTGGCGAGGCGGCCCGGGGGCGAGTGAGGATTTTGTCGAGCGACCCGCGCTACTCGGAGGAGGCACCGCTCTATGTGGACATCACCACGCTCGGGAACTCCCCGGAGATTCTGGTCGATCCACCTCTGGTACGCTTCGCGCGCGCCGGCACCGGTGCGTTTGAGGAGCGGCAGACTCGGCTTATCAACGTGGGGACTGCGCCGCTGATTATCTACGAGGCGCCCGAGTACGGCGGCGGCGAAGACTTCAGCATCGCGCTGCCGGAGCGCAGCTACCCACTGGAGCTTTTGCCCTATGACTCCGAGGCGATTGAGGCGAATCCGGAGAGCTATGAGCTCGTGATCGATGTGATCTATGAGCCCACGGGCCAGGGGCAGGATACTGGCGAGATCTCGGTGGTGACCAACGATGTTCGCGACCCGGCTCCGGGGCGAGACGATCGCGGCCTGACTCGGATCGATGTGCGGGCGGATGCCGACGCGGCCTGCATTGAGGTGGACAGCCGCAATCGCAACTTCGGGCAGGTGCCCATCGGCAGCTCCAGTCGCGATCAGGTCGAGGTGACCAACTGCGGCACCCAGGTTCTGCAGATTGAGAACATCGTGGTGGATCAGTCCGGCAACACCTTTGAGCTGGACCTTGGGAGTTGGGATCGCAGCGGAAACGGGGCGATCGACGATCCGGTCTCGGTGGCGCCGGGGATGAGTGTGACCTTTGGCGTGCGCTTCATTCCTTTTGAAGAAGGCACGGAACGCGCCGAGGTGATCATCGTCAACAACGATCCGATTCAGCCCGAGCTGGTCATTGACGTTGTGGGTCGCGGAGCCGATGGCGAGTGTCCGATCGCCACCGCGCTCGGCCGTGTGCGCGGGGTCAGCGGGATGGGGCGACCCTCGCTTACGGCGATCCCACTTCAGTACGTGATCCTCGACGGAAGCCAGAGCGAAGATCCCGACGGGCAGGTTGTGGACTATGAGTGGGAAGTGCTTCAGGGGCCTCCCGGGACGCTGGTGCAGCTGGGACCGACGCAGGACGACCCGCTGGGCAACGACACCTCTCGACGCGAGTTTCGCCTGCTGACCGCAGGCACCTACCGCATCGGGCTCAACGTGATCGACAACGACGGCTTTCGCTCCTGTGAGGGCGCCGAGGTCGAGATTCGCGCGATCCCTGACCAGGACATCCATATTGAGCTGACCTGGACCAACCCCAGCGATCCGGATGAGGGCGATGGGGAAGGAAGCGATGTGGACCTGCACCTGACCAAGATGGGGCCGGGGAACTGGGCGGAGGAGCCTTACAGCGTGTATTTCCAGTTTCCCAACCGCTCCCAGGAGTCGATCTGGAGCCCGGAAGATCCGAGCCTGGACATCGACGTGCGCGACGGTGCAGGTCCGGAGAACATCACGATGCGCAACCCGGCAAACTGTGAGTGGTACGCCATTGGCGTGCATTATTACCGCCAGCTCTTCGGGACGGCGTACGCCACGGTGCGCATCTACATTCAGGGGCAGCTGCGCTACGAGTCGGTGCTTGAGCCGCTGGAGCGCACCGGGGAGTTCTGGGATGTGGCGCGCATTCACTGGGATAGCGGCCAGGCTACGATCGTTGACGTCGACGCGCGCTATCCGGCGCTTCCCGAGGGGCAGGCCCCCGAGGT